A region from the Hypericibacter adhaerens genome encodes:
- a CDS encoding microcompartment protein, whose amino-acid sequence MTELRVYLLVENLQPQFAASMSTPTRARGYPPIQGHHSLIIEVAPGLAIERVIDLALKSVPEVEPGILFVERQFGVLELHCEDLEALKRAGQAILEGIGSKYSDQLRPRVLFTDVIEDITDQHAVIINRNREASMVMPGETLLVCEMVPALFAAVAANEAEKVAPGNTLVNVQMIGAAGRLYISGKTAEVARARDRIAEVLEAIEGRHH is encoded by the coding sequence ATGACGGAACTGCGCGTCTATCTGCTGGTGGAGAATCTCCAGCCGCAGTTCGCCGCCTCCATGAGCACGCCCACGCGGGCGCGCGGCTATCCGCCGATCCAGGGCCATCACTCCCTCATCATCGAGGTGGCGCCGGGCCTGGCGATCGAGCGGGTGATCGACCTGGCCCTCAAGTCGGTGCCCGAGGTCGAGCCCGGAATCCTGTTCGTCGAGCGGCAGTTCGGGGTGCTGGAGCTGCATTGCGAGGACCTCGAGGCGCTGAAGCGGGCGGGCCAGGCGATCCTGGAGGGCATCGGCTCGAAATACAGCGACCAGCTGCGGCCGCGGGTGTTGTTCACCGACGTGATCGAGGACATCACCGACCAGCATGCGGTCATCATCAACCGCAACCGCGAGGCCTCGATGGTGATGCCGGGCGAGACGCTGCTGGTCTGCGAGATGGTGCCGGCCCTGTTCGCGGCGGTGGCGGCCAACGAGGCGGAGAAGGTGGCGCCCGGGAACACGCTGGTGAACGTCCAGATGATCGGTGCCGCCGGCCGCCTCTATATCAGCGGCAAGACCGCCGAGGTGGCTCGCGCCCGCGACCGGATCGCCGAGGTGCTGGAGGCGATCGAGGGGCGCCACCACTGA
- a CDS encoding BMC domain-containing protein, which translates to MSNAIGMIETKGYVAALAAADAMVKAANVVIVGREQVGDGLVAVVINGDVGAVKAATEAGSEAANTIGELVSVHVIPRPHPDLVKHFTSVPK; encoded by the coding sequence ATGTCGAACGCAATCGGGATGATCGAGACGAAGGGTTACGTGGCGGCGCTGGCCGCGGCGGACGCCATGGTCAAGGCCGCCAACGTGGTCATCGTCGGCCGCGAGCAGGTCGGCGATGGGCTGGTGGCGGTCGTCATCAATGGCGATGTCGGCGCCGTCAAGGCCGCGACCGAGGCCGGTTCCGAGGCGGCCAACACGATCGGCGAGCTGGTCTCGGTCCATGTCATCCCGCGCCCGCATCCGGACCTGGTGAAGCACTTCACCTCGGTGCCGAAGTAG
- a CDS encoding EutN/CcmL family microcompartment protein, giving the protein MLRATVKGNVWSTKRLKEIPSGAMLEVELDDGKSTRLVAFDVLGCGIGERVLISTGSVAAAWFPGKAPPLDALIIGSIDEPTRNGKNAGK; this is encoded by the coding sequence ATGTTGCGCGCGACCGTCAAAGGCAATGTCTGGTCAACCAAGCGCCTCAAGGAGATTCCCAGCGGCGCGATGCTCGAGGTCGAGCTCGATGACGGGAAGAGCACCCGGCTGGTCGCCTTCGACGTGTTGGGCTGCGGGATCGGCGAGCGCGTGCTGATCTCGACCGGCTCCGTGGCGGCCGCCTGGTTCCCGGGCAAGGCGCCGCCGCTCGACGCGCTCATCATCGGCTCGATCGACGAGCCGACCAGGAACGGCAAGAACGCCGGCAAATAG
- a CDS encoding BMC domain-containing protein translates to MAELRSFIFIDQLQPRTMCYLGTWIRGSLPRTNMAAQIIEVAPGLDIEAITDVALKHAEVQGGILVVERQFGYLEIHSRSTAAVRAAGQAVLEFLETTADKATKPQILASQIITRIDHLHAFLINRNKLGSMILPGESLFVLEMQPAAYAILATNEAEKAADIKVVDYRMMGATGRVYLSGTEANVRQAAGAAQEALEALQ, encoded by the coding sequence ATGGCCGAGCTGCGTTCCTTCATCTTCATCGACCAGCTGCAGCCGCGCACCATGTGCTATCTCGGCACCTGGATCCGGGGCAGCCTGCCGCGCACCAACATGGCGGCGCAGATCATCGAGGTGGCGCCCGGCCTCGATATCGAGGCCATCACCGACGTGGCGCTGAAACATGCCGAGGTGCAGGGCGGCATCCTCGTGGTGGAGCGCCAGTTCGGCTATCTCGAAATCCATTCGCGCTCGACCGCCGCGGTCCGGGCGGCGGGCCAGGCGGTGCTCGAGTTCCTGGAGACGACGGCCGACAAGGCCACGAAGCCGCAGATCCTGGCCTCGCAGATCATCACCCGCATCGACCATCTTCATGCCTTCCTGATCAACCGCAACAAGCTGGGCTCGATGATCCTGCCGGGCGAATCCCTGTTCGTGCTGGAGATGCAGCCGGCGGCCTACGCCATCCTCGCCACCAACGAGGCCGAGAAGGCGGCGGACATCAAGGTGGTCGATTACCGGATGATGGGTGCCACAGGCCGCGTCTATCTCAGCGGCACCGAGGCCAATGTGCGCCAGGCGGCGGGTGCCGCCCAGGAAGCTCTGGAGGCCCTGCAATGA
- a CDS encoding aldehyde dehydrogenase family protein translates to MARMQGRADAISPATIQTVIKAASASDSLKEESQLARARMMLERARWAAAAFARLDREASLRIAKAAADAGFAKAQLYADWAVKETGFGVAEHKKIKNELCSRGIFEHYRNEQLAGLKIDADRKIVELARPAGVVFALTPSTNPVSTVFFKIMIALLGRNAIIISPHPMAKACCVDAARCMADAAAAAGAPDGTVQVIEEPSIPLISALMSDPRTDVILATGGTPMVRAAYSSGNPAIGVGPSNVPVLVDATADLAKAAKRIVASKSFDNSVLCTNESVLIAEATIADKLLRHMQGEGAYLCSEEETERLRAYLFPGDKFSLKALGRDATTIAAEAGIRAPGKTRILLAPFDLPVPEEPFAREKLCPVLGFLKVPNAQRGIEAARALLRYSGGGHSAAIHSKDPRTILAFTAAVNVLRVAVNVPCSQGAAGFDTNLAPTMTIGTGFFGRSSIGENVGPQHLVNWTRIAYNKEASEAFGDYSGLEPWDVQAPDGTEGLELPMARTGRGDDELGEMRDEIRKVIIEELRSLFMGS, encoded by the coding sequence ATGGCCAGGATGCAGGGAAGGGCGGACGCGATCTCGCCCGCGACGATCCAGACGGTGATCAAGGCCGCCAGCGCCTCGGACAGCCTGAAGGAGGAGTCCCAGCTCGCCCGCGCCCGGATGATGCTGGAGCGCGCCCGCTGGGCCGCCGCCGCCTTCGCGCGCCTGGACCGAGAGGCCTCGCTGCGGATCGCCAAGGCCGCTGCGGATGCGGGCTTCGCCAAGGCGCAGCTCTATGCCGACTGGGCCGTCAAGGAGACGGGCTTCGGTGTCGCGGAACACAAGAAGATCAAGAACGAACTCTGCAGCCGCGGCATCTTCGAGCATTACCGCAACGAGCAGCTGGCCGGCCTGAAGATCGACGCGGACCGCAAGATCGTCGAGCTGGCGCGGCCCGCGGGCGTCGTGTTCGCGCTGACACCCTCGACCAACCCGGTCTCGACGGTGTTTTTCAAGATCATGATCGCGCTCCTGGGGCGCAACGCGATCATCATCAGCCCGCATCCCATGGCCAAGGCCTGCTGCGTCGATGCGGCGCGCTGCATGGCGGATGCTGCGGCCGCGGCCGGCGCTCCCGACGGCACCGTGCAGGTGATCGAGGAACCCAGCATCCCGCTCATCAGCGCCCTGATGTCCGACCCCCGCACCGACGTGATCCTGGCGACCGGCGGCACGCCCATGGTCCGGGCCGCCTATTCTTCGGGCAACCCCGCGATCGGGGTGGGTCCGAGCAATGTCCCGGTGCTGGTCGATGCCACGGCCGATCTGGCCAAGGCCGCCAAGCGCATCGTCGCCAGCAAGTCCTTCGACAATTCGGTCCTCTGCACCAACGAATCGGTGCTGATCGCCGAGGCCACCATCGCCGACAAGCTGCTCCGGCATATGCAGGGCGAGGGTGCCTATCTCTGTTCCGAGGAGGAGACCGAACGGCTGCGCGCCTATCTCTTTCCGGGCGACAAGTTCAGTCTCAAGGCCCTGGGCCGCGACGCCACGACCATTGCCGCCGAAGCCGGCATCCGGGCCCCGGGCAAGACGCGGATCCTGCTGGCGCCCTTCGATCTGCCGGTGCCCGAGGAGCCCTTCGCGCGCGAGAAGCTCTGCCCCGTGCTGGGCTTCTTGAAGGTGCCGAACGCGCAGCGCGGGATCGAGGCGGCGCGGGCGCTGCTCCGCTATAGCGGCGGCGGCCATTCGGCCGCGATCCACAGCAAGGACCCGCGCACCATCCTGGCCTTCACCGCCGCGGTCAATGTGCTGCGGGTGGCGGTCAATGTCCCCTGCAGCCAGGGAGCGGCCGGCTTCGACACCAACTTGGCGCCCACCATGACCATCGGCACCGGCTTCTTCGGCCGCAGCTCGATCGGCGAGAATGTCGGGCCGCAGCATCTCGTGAACTGGACCCGCATCGCCTACAACAAGGAGGCGAGCGAGGCCTTCGGCGATTATTCGGGGCTCGAGCCCTGGGACGTGCAGGCGCCGGACGGAACCGAAGGGCTGGAGCTGCCGATGGCGCGCACCGGCCGGGGCGACGACGAGCTCGGCGAGATGCGCGACGAGATCCGCAAGGTGATCATCGAAGAGCTACGCAGCCTCTTCATGGGTTCCTGA
- a CDS encoding class-III pyridoxal-phosphate-dependent aminotransferase, translated as MHDYGFFSYESKDEFIEKSKAFWNPGKTQSWQDFGVDLVIDRREEYFLWDMSGKRLIDVHLNGGTYSLGHRNPELIATIELAMKHFDMGNHHFPSLARTALAEALLKTCAPNMRYVIYGSGGGEAIDIAIKSARHAKQRRKIVSVIKAYHGHTGLAVCAGDQRFSELFLSDRPDEFIQVPFNDLNAMEDALRKRDVAAVIMETIPATYGFPMPKEGYLTGVKRLCEKYDALYIADEVQTGLMRTGEMWGCYKYGVEPDILVTGKGICGGMYPIGCVVVSEECGAWLHKDGFGHMSTMGGAELGCIVALKVLEICERPEVRSMVHYIANLIGRRLEQIKAIYGDFFVGIRQNGVVMGLEFDHPKGAMYVMKALYRNGVWAIFSTLDPRVLQFKPGLLLTRNLTEELADRVEVSIAQARAEVLGLKGKRAAA; from the coding sequence ATGCACGACTACGGCTTCTTCTCTTACGAGTCCAAGGACGAGTTCATCGAGAAGTCGAAGGCCTTCTGGAATCCGGGGAAGACCCAGTCCTGGCAGGATTTCGGCGTCGACCTCGTGATCGACCGCCGCGAGGAATATTTCCTCTGGGACATGAGCGGCAAGCGGCTGATCGACGTCCATCTCAACGGCGGCACCTACAGCCTCGGCCACCGCAATCCCGAGCTCATCGCCACGATCGAGCTGGCGATGAAGCATTTCGACATGGGCAACCATCACTTCCCGAGCCTGGCGCGCACGGCGCTGGCGGAGGCACTGCTCAAGACCTGCGCGCCCAACATGCGCTATGTCATCTATGGCAGCGGCGGCGGCGAAGCGATCGACATCGCCATCAAGTCGGCGCGCCATGCCAAGCAGCGCCGCAAGATCGTGTCGGTCATCAAGGCCTATCATGGCCATACCGGCCTCGCCGTCTGCGCCGGCGACCAGCGCTTCTCCGAGCTCTTCCTCTCCGACCGGCCCGACGAGTTCATCCAGGTGCCGTTCAACGACCTGAACGCGATGGAGGACGCGCTGCGCAAGCGCGACGTGGCGGCCGTGATCATGGAGACGATTCCGGCCACCTACGGCTTTCCGATGCCGAAGGAGGGCTATCTCACCGGCGTCAAGCGGCTCTGCGAGAAATACGACGCGCTCTATATCGCCGACGAGGTGCAGACCGGCCTGATGCGCACCGGCGAGATGTGGGGCTGCTACAAATACGGCGTCGAGCCCGACATCCTGGTCACCGGCAAGGGCATCTGCGGCGGCATGTATCCGATCGGCTGCGTCGTGGTGTCCGAGGAATGCGGCGCCTGGCTGCACAAGGACGGCTTCGGCCATATGTCGACCATGGGCGGAGCCGAGCTCGGCTGCATCGTGGCGCTGAAGGTGCTCGAGATCTGCGAGCGCCCCGAAGTCCGCTCGATGGTCCATTACATCGCGAACCTGATCGGCCGCCGGCTCGAGCAGATCAAGGCGATCTATGGCGACTTCTTTGTCGGCATCCGCCAGAACGGCGTGGTGATGGGGCTCGAGTTCGACCATCCCAAGGGCGCCATGTATGTGATGAAGGCGCTCTACCGGAACGGCGTCTGGGCGATCTTCTCGACGCTCGACCCGCGCGTGCTGCAGTTCAAGCCGGGCCTCCTCTTGACCCGCAACCTGACCGAGGAACTGGCGGACCGTGTCGAGGTTTCGATTGCCCAGGCCCGTGCCGAGGTGCTCGGCCTCAAGGGCAAGCGGGCGGCGGCGTGA